In Neisseriaceae bacterium CLB008, one genomic interval encodes:
- a CDS encoding mechanosensitive ion channel family protein, with the protein MLADQRKMFASNLLEQSFNSTAGWIEFFLAIAIGLVVRHFVLNWLSKRETPNARLNLGRHIMHRIVWPLSVCVVSSIVAYLWHLAGLQPLWLLLAAVISPWLAGVRTIMAVISHVLPNKFLERSLEYFLAGLLWGGYVVWLIGLDSVVIDWLNRTSLTIGSSSLSLMMLATGLLWVCVAIIAALSLGRTIDKRVMGMRNVDLNSKFVISKLVRSILIILAVIITLPMVGIDLTIISVFGGALGVGLAFGLQKIASNYVSGFIILLDRSIRVGDRLLIDNRVGYVSRINSRYVVLKGTDGAEILVPNERFIADTVINQSFTDTAILDSVHVAVAYGTDIPQALTLLNEAATKHQRIQKDPAPFAYIKNFGDSGIDLGLNYWVENPSLGMLGIKSAIMLDIWHQFKEHGIEMPFPQQEVRILNEPSHPQPSRSAQEHRESEAKVEKVKQDMDTHNEFSEVKKTIPEVSEIQTPR; encoded by the coding sequence ATGTTAGCCGATCAACGCAAAATGTTTGCCAGCAATCTGTTGGAGCAAAGCTTTAACAGCACCGCTGGCTGGATTGAATTTTTCTTGGCCATTGCCATCGGCCTGGTGGTGCGTCACTTCGTTCTCAATTGGTTGTCCAAGCGCGAAACGCCCAATGCCCGCCTCAATCTGGGCCGCCACATCATGCATCGCATCGTTTGGCCGCTATCGGTCTGCGTGGTTAGCTCCATCGTCGCCTATCTATGGCATTTAGCCGGCTTGCAACCCTTATGGCTGCTACTTGCAGCCGTGATTTCACCATGGCTGGCGGGTGTGCGCACCATCATGGCCGTCATCAGCCATGTGTTACCGAATAAGTTTTTAGAACGTTCTTTGGAGTATTTTCTAGCCGGCCTCTTGTGGGGCGGCTACGTAGTGTGGCTAATCGGCCTAGACAGCGTGGTCATTGATTGGCTGAACCGCACGTCTTTAACCATAGGTTCATCCTCCCTAAGCCTGATGATGCTGGCCACCGGCCTACTTTGGGTCTGCGTGGCCATCATTGCGGCATTGTCGCTGGGGCGCACCATAGACAAGCGTGTCATGGGCATGCGCAATGTCGATCTTAACTCTAAGTTCGTCATCAGCAAATTAGTGCGCAGCATTTTGATCATTTTAGCCGTCATCATCACCCTGCCCATGGTCGGCATTGATCTGACCATTATTTCGGTATTTGGGGGCGCGCTTGGCGTCGGCTTGGCTTTTGGCTTACAAAAAATTGCCAGCAACTATGTGTCTGGCTTCATCATTTTACTAGACCGCTCCATCCGCGTCGGCGACCGTCTCCTCATCGATAACCGAGTGGGCTATGTCTCACGCATCAACTCTCGCTACGTCGTCCTCAAAGGCACCGACGGCGCCGAGATTCTGGTGCCGAATGAACGCTTCATCGCCGACACCGTCATCAACCAATCCTTTACCGACACTGCCATTCTCGACTCCGTCCATGTGGCCGTCGCCTACGGCACCGACATTCCGCAAGCCTTAACCTTATTAAACGAGGCCGCCACCAAACACCAGCGCATTCAAAAAGATCCTGCTCCTTTTGCCTACATTAAAAACTTTGGTGACTCCGGCATCGATCTAGGCCTTAACTACTGGGTTGAAAATCCCTCTTTAGGCATGCTGGGGATTAAATCGGCCATCATGCTCGACATTTGGCACCAATTTAAAGAGCACGGCATTGAAATGCCGTTCCCACAGCAAGAGGTGCGTATTTTGAACGAGCCCAGCCATCCACAGCCATCACGTTCAGCCCAAGAGCACCGAGAGTCTGAAGCTAAAGTCGAAAAAGTGAAGCAAGACATGGACACCCACAATGAGTTTTCCGAAGTCAAGAAAACCATTCCCGAAGTCAGCGAGATCCAAACCCCGCGTTAA
- a CDS encoding PLP-dependent aminotransferase family protein, which produces MQWKFSARAQAFQSTAIQEVLKVTEQPDIISFAGGLPSADAFPVPEIQAAVAKVMSGADVFGALQYGPTEGYGPLREWVAAHVSSDGVAVTASQVLIVTGSQQALDLIGKALIDDDSTVLVETPTYLGALQSFNQYAPRYVSVASDEEGLDPAALSPELMADARFLYTIPNFQNPTGRRMPLARRQALAAQAQAQGLIVVEDDPYGELDYEGNRLPSLYSLSPENTVYLGSFSKVLAPGFRLGYIVASETFINKLIQLKQATDLNTPSLTQRVAYEVVKDGFLARHIPAIRALYSARCRSMLTALTQYMPTGVRFTQPEGGMFIWLTLPEHINTSVLLAKAIERKVAFVPGEPFFATDVQHNCLRLAFVTVTEDKIDAGIKILAELIQEML; this is translated from the coding sequence ATGCAGTGGAAATTCTCAGCGCGCGCCCAGGCTTTTCAAAGTACGGCCATTCAAGAAGTGTTAAAAGTGACCGAACAGCCCGATATTATTTCATTTGCTGGCGGCTTGCCTTCTGCCGATGCGTTCCCAGTGCCAGAAATTCAAGCGGCGGTGGCGAAGGTCATGAGCGGTGCTGATGTGTTTGGCGCTTTACAGTATGGGCCAACCGAGGGTTACGGGCCATTGCGTGAGTGGGTGGCGGCACATGTTTCAAGCGATGGCGTAGCGGTGACGGCAAGCCAAGTGCTGATCGTGACCGGTTCACAGCAGGCTTTGGACTTAATTGGCAAGGCGTTGATCGATGACGACAGTACGGTTTTGGTCGAAACGCCTACCTATTTGGGTGCATTGCAGTCGTTTAATCAATACGCACCGCGCTATGTGTCGGTGGCTTCGGACGAAGAGGGCTTAGATCCTGCGGCCTTGTCGCCAGAATTGATGGCCGATGCGCGCTTCTTGTACACCATCCCTAACTTCCAGAACCCAACCGGTCGTCGCATGCCTTTAGCGCGTCGCCAAGCGCTGGCTGCTCAAGCTCAGGCGCAGGGTTTAATTGTGGTTGAAGACGACCCCTACGGTGAATTGGATTATGAAGGCAATCGCTTACCCAGCTTGTATAGCTTATCGCCTGAAAACACGGTGTATTTGGGCTCGTTTTCTAAAGTCTTGGCGCCGGGCTTTCGCCTCGGCTACATCGTGGCCTCTGAAACCTTCATTAATAAATTAATCCAGCTGAAGCAGGCAACCGATTTAAATACCCCTAGTCTGACCCAGCGCGTGGCTTATGAAGTGGTGAAAGATGGCTTTTTGGCGCGTCACATTCCAGCGATTCGTGCGCTCTATTCGGCTCGCTGCCGTAGCATGTTGACGGCGTTGACTCAATACATGCCCACCGGCGTGCGCTTTACCCAACCAGAGGGCGGTATGTTTATTTGGCTGACCTTGCCTGAACACATCAATACTTCGGTGCTGCTGGCTAAAGCCATCGAGCGTAAAGTGGCGTTTGTGCCTGGTGAGCCATTCTTTGCCACCGACGTGCAGCACAACTGCCTGCGTTTGGCCTTTGTGACCGTAACCGAAGACAAAATCGATGCGGGCATCAAGATTTTGGCTGAATTGATCCAAGAAATGCTTTAA